In Solobacterium moorei, a single genomic region encodes these proteins:
- the mobQ gene encoding MobQ family relaxase: MAETFHFNISMISRGKSKSAVASAAYISCEKIKNEWDGEVHDYHNKKGLLHSEIFLPENVPIALKDRTTLWNSVELNEKASNAQLARNFIIALPKELSFEENKKLITDFIQENFVSKGMIADLAIHDESDEENNNIHAHIMTTLRPINEKGEWQAKSKKEYVIDENGEKIKLKSGNYKTRKVELTDWNNKGNAEKWRENFARLCNQYLEKNHQEKRVDHRSYKRQGIEEIPTIHMGASASALEKKGIETDKGNINREIKKHNSLVKAIKNKIKEITSWIDSLLGNLQAKYDGYKQTKKDELENKAELFNLYEYISIYNEIQGEKTKNLSYYGQIKKGNADLKRFVKAIYYLKDNHLQTIADLQEKVFELAKQSKKISEDIQSKTQRIKELNRCFICADIIKENKAVYQEYKDKTFLKDKFNNSHKDEIENYKKARKTIEKFTGTSAIKSSDWQKEISSLEKEIQDLTEDKAKVQDEFKQIDHIKYAVKIVGDEYGIDLSIEIDKAIKRGDKPSVIAQLKKFQEQEERKGQYKQKAKEKAKENYKNKGEER; this comes from the coding sequence ATGGCAGAAACATTTCACTTTAATATTTCCATGATAAGCAGAGGAAAAAGTAAATCGGCAGTTGCAAGTGCAGCATATATCTCTTGTGAGAAAATCAAAAATGAATGGGATGGAGAAGTTCATGACTATCATAATAAAAAAGGACTTTTACATTCAGAAATCTTCTTGCCGGAGAATGTTCCCATAGCATTAAAAGATAGAACTACTTTATGGAATAGCGTTGAACTAAATGAGAAAGCAAGTAACGCACAGCTTGCAAGAAACTTCATTATCGCCTTACCAAAAGAATTATCCTTTGAAGAAAATAAGAAACTCATTACCGACTTCATACAAGAAAATTTTGTATCAAAAGGAATGATAGCAGACCTTGCAATCCATGATGAAAGTGATGAAGAAAATAATAATATCCATGCACATATTATGACTACCCTCAGACCAATCAATGAAAAAGGAGAGTGGCAGGCAAAAAGCAAAAAAGAATATGTAATTGATGAAAATGGAGAAAAGATAAAACTAAAAAGCGGGAACTACAAAACAAGAAAAGTAGAGCTGACAGACTGGAACAATAAAGGAAACGCAGAGAAATGGAGAGAGAATTTTGCAAGACTTTGTAATCAGTATTTAGAAAAAAATCATCAAGAAAAGAGAGTGGATCATCGTTCCTACAAAAGGCAAGGGATAGAAGAAATCCCAACCATTCACATGGGAGCAAGTGCCAGTGCCTTAGAGAAAAAAGGAATCGAAACCGACAAAGGAAACATCAACAGAGAAATAAAAAAACATAACTCTTTAGTAAAAGCTATCAAGAACAAGATAAAAGAAATCACTTCTTGGATAGACTCTTTACTTGGAAATCTGCAAGCAAAATACGATGGGTATAAACAGACCAAGAAAGATGAACTGGAGAACAAAGCAGAACTCTTTAACCTTTATGAATATATTTCTATCTACAACGAAATACAGGGAGAAAAAACAAAAAATCTATCCTACTATGGACAGATAAAAAAGGGAAATGCAGACCTAAAGAGATTTGTAAAAGCAATCTACTATCTAAAAGATAATCATCTTCAAACCATAGCAGACCTACAAGAAAAAGTTTTTGAACTGGCAAAGCAAAGCAAAAAGATAAGTGAAGATATTCAAAGCAAAACCCAAAGAATAAAGGAGTTAAATCGTTGCTTTATTTGTGCAGACATCATCAAAGAAAATAAGGCGGTATATCAGGAATATAAAGATAAAACTTTTCTTAAAGATAAATTTAACAATTCACATAAAGATGAAATTGAAAACTACAAAAAAGCAAGAAAGACTATAGAAAAATTTACTGGAACATCAGCTATAAAGTCGAGTGATTGGCAGAAAGAAATATCAAGCCTTGAAAAAGAGATACAAGACTTAACTGAAGATAAAGCTAAAGTTCAAGACGAATTTAAGCAGATAGATCATATCAAATATGCAGTAAAGATTGTGGGTGACGAGTATGGAATAGATTTATCTATAGAGATAGACAAGGCAATTAAGAGGGGAGATAAACCAAGTGTAATTGCACAACTGAAAAAATTTCAAGAGCAAGAGGAAAGAAAGGGTCAGTACAAACAAAAAGCAAAAGAAAAGGCTAAAGAAAATTATAAAAATAAAGGGGAGGAAAGATAA
- a CDS encoding VirB6/TrbL-like conjugal transfer protein, CD1112 family, producing MFGIFDKIEEFFKDLLLGGIQANLESMFLDINDKVGAIATDVGKTPMGWNGQVFSFIKSINDSVIIPIAGLIITAVLCIELINMVMQKNNMHDTDTFEFFKYIIKMWIAVWLVSHAFQFSMAVFDVAQHMVNKAAGVINTSAVISGDQIVTMVEGLKDKGLGELVMILFETSLIKVAIQVISIVIMLVVYGRMFEIYVYSSVSAIPFATMGNKEWGQIGTNYIKGLFAIGLQGLFLMVCLGIYAVLVKTIQITDIHTSTFTILGYAVLLGLMMLKSGTLAKSVLNAH from the coding sequence ATGTTTGGGATATTCGACAAGATAGAGGAGTTTTTCAAAGATCTTCTACTGGGCGGTATCCAAGCAAACTTAGAGTCCATGTTTCTTGACATCAACGATAAAGTTGGTGCGATTGCAACGGATGTGGGAAAGACACCGATGGGGTGGAACGGACAGGTTTTTAGTTTTATCAAAAGCATTAACGACTCTGTCATTATCCCCATTGCAGGGCTAATCATAACGGCAGTCCTTTGTATCGAGCTTATCAATATGGTTATGCAAAAGAACAATATGCACGATACAGATACCTTTGAATTTTTCAAGTACATCATAAAGATGTGGATTGCCGTATGGTTAGTGTCCCATGCTTTTCAGTTTTCTATGGCAGTCTTTGATGTGGCACAGCACATGGTAAATAAAGCGGCAGGGGTAATTAATACCTCTGCCGTTATCTCCGGAGATCAGATTGTAACGATGGTAGAAGGCTTAAAAGATAAAGGTCTTGGAGAGCTTGTCATGATACTCTTTGAAACCTCGCTCATAAAGGTGGCAATACAGGTCATTTCCATTGTGATTATGCTTGTGGTATACGGCAGAATGTTTGAGATTTATGTTTACTCATCCGTTTCAGCCATTCCTTTTGCCACAATGGGAAACAAAGAGTGGGGACAAATCGGAACAAACTATATCAAAGGCTTATTTGCCATAGGCTTACAAGGACTCTTTTTAATGGTTTGTCTTGGAATATACGCAGTATTAGTTAAGACAATACAGATAACAGATATACACACAAGTACCTTTACGATACTTGGATATGCGGTTTTGCTAGGGTTAATGATGCTAAAGAGCGGAACACTGGCCAAAAGCGTATTAAATGCACACTAA
- a CDS encoding PrgI family protein, whose protein sequence is MAYVPIPKDLKKVKTKVAFNLTKRQLIGFTIAGLIGIPIYLFMRKVVPNDIAVIFLIVSTLPIFFITLFEKDGLSFEKYFKYIYLHKFYQPQKRVRKEVYLERQKKDSAAKVRTKPKEVKKSKTGLKAK, encoded by the coding sequence ATGGCGTATGTACCTATCCCAAAAGACTTAAAGAAGGTAAAAACAAAGGTTGCATTCAACCTGACAAAAAGACAACTCATCGGTTTTACGATTGCAGGACTGATTGGAATACCAATCTATTTATTTATGCGAAAGGTTGTTCCAAATGATATAGCAGTCATCTTTCTCATTGTGTCCACTCTCCCTATATTTTTCATCACTCTTTTTGAAAAGGACGGACTTAGCTTTGAGAAATATTTTAAGTATATTTACCTTCACAAATTTTATCAGCCACAAAAAAGAGTGAGAAAGGAGGTTTACCTTGAAAGACAAAAGAAAGATTCAGCAGCTAAAGTTAGAACAAAACCAAAAGAAGTTAAGAAGTCAAAAACAGGACTTAAAGCAAAATAA
- a CDS encoding conjugal transfer protein, whose product MNKRKTVLIAVAVGTGILAVMDRIRLHSKVNDLEERTKDIGRCHNDFCLMQERYNRNTNEQIASIQEEIGSVYEHIEELSKGKEDGR is encoded by the coding sequence ATGAACAAAAGAAAAACAGTATTGATAGCAGTAGCAGTTGGAACAGGTATTTTGGCAGTGATGGATAGAATCAGGCTTCACAGCAAAGTGAATGACTTGGAAGAAAGAACAAAGGACATCGGTCGCTGCCACAATGATTTTTGTCTAATGCAGGAAAGATATAACAGAAATACAAATGAACAGATTGCAAGTATTCAGGAAGAAATCGGCTCCGTATATGAGCATATAGAGGAGCTTTCAAAGGGTAAAGAAGATGGGAGGTAA
- a CDS encoding Maff2 family mobile element protein produces MEFFTQAVNVLKILVMAVGAGLGAWGVINLMEGYGNDNPGAKSQGIKQLMAGGGIVLIGLKLIPLLANILK; encoded by the coding sequence ATGGAATTTTTTACACAGGCAGTAAATGTATTAAAGATTTTAGTTATGGCAGTAGGTGCAGGACTTGGAGCATGGGGCGTTATTAACCTGATGGAAGGTTATGGTAATGACAATCCGGGTGCAAAATCTCAGGGCATTAAGCAGCTTATGGCAGGAGGCGGTATTGTCCTTATCGGATTAAAGCTGATTCCGCTTCTTGCAAATATACTCAAGTAA
- a CDS encoding CHAP domain-containing protein encodes MGKKLKKDFKERQRARIEKETLKSNMSIEPEENKLKHNDDYRGKIVHDKDRFQDKVHEKTSKMTSDIEPIRGASKRNARYRASDKDSIASVTETGGVSQKEIGKADYDTEVKDGKIYDPLGKDLDNDGIIDRYDNDFRDSDYFESTYDVDDNLHKKDEFIGSSSKSYEAKKRKYKRKNYTESLYTRKKEDVSKENKTEGKKAGTDAVSEKVHSSLSKEQKKKLKKDMVKVSALSGLAKGSETVRDYLSHGSDENKGVEAGEKTADASSKLIHGIKNYSDKKKAKKGYDLTNKDYKIRKRKSKLEFRDAKEELKKTQEYQKANNFKRFQKRKQMKDSIKRQNKSRLRDRIKEGLIGSLKSSKEVILRKAKGLMIIFIGLIILGTFFINFAGTGMTGFMNSTSSVLTTSYLSKPNVLNEINQNFSAMESELQNEVDHVKENYPGYDEYILNNTEYIGHNVHELLSYITSRCGEVKNVSEVSSVLNELFKSMYDLEYKEEVEIRYRTVTETYTDEDGNEYTESHEEPYEYKKLIVTLHKREMDSIIKEVFANYPDNLKHYEALFLAQGNMGEAFGNSDLIASNGGIGGGKEYEASTEVQKKIVNAAYITPSPGAGWCAMWVSQVYQNAGLGYIGGNACDMYRNHTFTSDKSKLKVGMLIAVESSSSGSSAGLTYGHVGIYIGDGKVIDNIGRIRVTTLDDWIASFCKHHPVGFGFPPNVNR; translated from the coding sequence ATGGGAAAGAAACTGAAAAAGGACTTTAAGGAAAGGCAAAGGGCAAGGATAGAAAAGGAAACACTGAAAAGTAATATGAGCATTGAGCCTGAAGAAAATAAGCTAAAGCATAACGATGATTACAGAGGGAAAATCGTCCATGACAAAGACCGATTTCAAGATAAGGTGCATGAGAAAACAAGCAAAATGACCTCTGACATTGAACCGATTAGAGGTGCTTCCAAAAGAAATGCAAGGTATAGAGCTTCCGATAAGGATAGCATAGCTTCTGTAACTGAAACTGGAGGTGTAAGTCAAAAAGAAATCGGAAAAGCGGATTATGATACTGAGGTTAAGGACGGAAAAATCTATGATCCTTTAGGAAAAGACCTTGATAATGACGGAATCATAGATAGATATGACAATGACTTTAGGGACAGCGACTATTTTGAGTCAACTTATGATGTGGATGATAATCTCCATAAAAAAGATGAGTTTATTGGAAGTTCCTCTAAAAGTTATGAGGCTAAAAAGAGAAAGTATAAGAGAAAAAACTACACCGAAAGCCTTTATACAAGAAAAAAAGAAGATGTATCAAAGGAAAATAAGACTGAAGGTAAAAAGGCGGGAACAGATGCTGTCAGCGAAAAAGTTCATAGCAGCCTTTCTAAAGAGCAGAAGAAAAAGCTAAAGAAAGATATGGTAAAAGTATCTGCCCTTTCAGGACTTGCCAAAGGAAGTGAAACCGTAAGAGATTACTTATCCCATGGAAGCGATGAAAACAAAGGGGTAGAGGCAGGAGAAAAGACAGCCGATGCAAGCTCAAAGCTCATTCATGGCATTAAGAACTACTCGGATAAGAAAAAAGCAAAAAAAGGATATGACCTTACGAATAAGGACTATAAAATCAGAAAGCGAAAATCCAAATTGGAGTTTCGAGATGCCAAAGAGGAGCTAAAAAAGACACAGGAGTATCAAAAAGCAAATAACTTTAAGCGATTTCAAAAGCGAAAGCAGATGAAAGATTCCATTAAAAGGCAGAATAAGTCAAGGCTTAGAGATCGCATTAAGGAAGGGCTTATAGGAAGTCTTAAAAGTTCAAAGGAAGTTATATTAAGAAAAGCGAAGGGACTTATGATTATTTTCATAGGTCTTATTATTTTGGGAACTTTCTTTATCAACTTTGCAGGAACGGGAATGACAGGCTTTATGAACTCCACAAGTTCTGTTCTTACAACAAGCTATTTGTCAAAGCCAAATGTCCTAAATGAAATCAATCAGAACTTTTCCGCTATGGAAAGTGAGCTTCAAAACGAGGTTGATCATGTCAAAGAGAATTATCCCGGATATGACGAGTACATCCTAAATAACACAGAGTACATCGGGCATAATGTACATGAGCTTTTATCCTACATTACATCAAGGTGCGGAGAAGTAAAGAATGTATCGGAAGTAAGCTCTGTATTAAATGAGCTTTTTAAGTCCATGTATGACCTTGAGTATAAGGAAGAAGTAGAAATCAGATACAGGACAGTTACAGAAACCTATACCGATGAAGATGGAAATGAATATACCGAAAGCCATGAAGAACCTTACGAGTACAAGAAACTCATTGTAACCCTTCATAAAAGGGAAATGGACAGCATTATAAAGGAAGTCTTTGCAAACTATCCTGACAATCTGAAACACTATGAAGCTTTATTCCTTGCTCAAGGCAATATGGGAGAAGCCTTTGGTAATAGCGACCTTATTGCTTCCAATGGAGGTATCGGAGGTGGAAAAGAATATGAAGCTTCTACGGAAGTTCAAAAGAAGATTGTAAATGCTGCATACATTACGCCATCTCCGGGTGCAGGCTGGTGTGCTATGTGGGTATCGCAGGTTTATCAAAATGCAGGACTTGGATATATCGGAGGAAATGCCTGTGATATGTACCGAAACCACACCTTTACATCAGATAAATCAAAACTCAAGGTAGGAATGCTTATTGCAGTTGAAAGTAGTAGTAGTGGAAGCAGTGCAGGACTTACCTATGGTCATGTAGGCATTTATATAGGCGATGGCAAGGTAATAGATAATATCGGTCGAATCAGAGTAACAACTTTAGATGATTGGATAGCGTCTTTCTGCAAGCACCATCCAGTAGGCTTCGGCTTTCCGCCAAATGTAAACAGATAA
- a CDS encoding single-stranded DNA-binding protein yields the protein MKQEMININANLLAEPTFSSFDKEGETVEVANFTLVKKYGKGKEYINCAAYGGKSETAKAFEKGDLIHIFGYFKKREKDGKTYKNFVVKSYNKIEKKEEHEEE from the coding sequence ATGAAGCAAGAAATGATTAACATCAATGCCAACTTATTGGCAGAACCAACTTTTTCAAGTTTTGACAAAGAGGGAGAAACGGTTGAAGTTGCAAACTTCACACTTGTAAAAAAGTATGGGAAAGGCAAGGAATATATCAATTGTGCAGCTTATGGTGGAAAGTCAGAAACAGCAAAAGCCTTTGAAAAAGGCGATTTGATCCATATCTTTGGATACTTTAAGAAGCGTGAAAAAGATGGAAAGACTTACAAAAACTTTGTTGTGAAGTCATACAACAAGATTGAAAAGAAAGAAGAACACGAGGAGGAATAA
- a CDS encoding ORF6N domain-containing protein yields MADENKEIVIVDDKTIQEKIYFIRGQKVMLDADLAEIYGYETKNFNRQVKNNIEKFEGEDFMFQLTENEFENLRCKNFTSSWGGSRYLPNAFTEQGIYMLMTVLRGELAIRQSRALIRTFKQMKDFIIENQDFIGSKELVQIAIQTNQNTNDIAEIKSQMATKEDLKKVMDNFIDPDTYKHFLLMNGDKIEADVAYTKIYKSAKKSIYVIDNYIGLKTLELLRAAKDNVEIIVFSDNVKNKDMLTKNILNDFRRDYPNINLKMKVAGKKYHDRYIAIDYGTENEAFYLCGASSKDAGNKISSITKIEESSKDMYHTMFGGMLNNKNLKI; encoded by the coding sequence ATGGCAGATGAAAATAAAGAGATAGTTATTGTAGATGATAAAACTATACAAGAAAAAATATATTTCATTCGTGGACAAAAAGTAATGCTTGATGCAGATTTAGCTGAAATATATGGTTATGAAACTAAAAACTTTAATAGACAGGTAAAAAATAATATTGAAAAGTTTGAAGGCGAAGATTTTATGTTTCAATTGACCGAGAATGAGTTTGAAAACTTGAGGTGCAAAAATTTCACCTCAAGTTGGGGCGGCTCAAGGTACCTACCAAATGCCTTTACGGAACAAGGTATTTATATGCTTATGACTGTATTAAGGGGAGAACTTGCGATTAGGCAAAGCAGAGCCTTAATTAGAACATTTAAGCAGATGAAAGACTTCATTATTGAAAATCAAGATTTTATCGGTTCAAAAGAATTAGTCCAAATAGCTATTCAAACCAACCAAAACACAAATGATATTGCAGAAATAAAATCTCAAATGGCTACTAAAGAAGATTTGAAAAAAGTAATGGATAATTTTATCGATCCGGACACTTACAAGCATTTCCTTTTGATGAATGGAGATAAGATTGAAGCGGATGTTGCCTATACAAAAATATATAAGTCAGCAAAGAAAAGCATTTACGTAATAGATAACTATATAGGCTTGAAAACCTTAGAATTATTAAGAGCTGCAAAAGACAATGTTGAAATTATAGTCTTTAGCGACAATGTGAAAAATAAAGATATGCTTACAAAAAACATCCTAAATGATTTTAGAAGAGATTATCCAAATATCAACTTAAAAATGAAGGTTGCAGGCAAAAAATATCACGATAGATATATTGCAATAGACTATGGAACAGAAAATGAAGCCTTTTATCTTTGCGGAGCTTCATCAAAGGACGCAGGAAATAAAATATCAAGTATTACCAAGATAGAAGAATCCTCTAAGGATATGTATCATACAATGTTTGGTGGAATGTTAAACAATAAGAATTTGAAAATTTAA
- a CDS encoding phage replisome organizer N-terminal domain-containing protein: protein MADNRRYYWLKLKEDFFTDKRIKRLRKISGGDTYTIIYLKLLLLSLKDSGKLYYDGVETDFIKELALTIDETEDDVMVIVNYLMAQGLMEIITENDEYFLTEIPSLIGSETASTRRSRKSRGQKALQCNTNATHCNLLQQNCNGDIEKEIDIELEKEGEIEKISPVFYGEYKNVSLTDEEYGKLKDKMQGHREKMIEKLSTYMQSTGRNYKDHYATLIHWYEQDKGKLKECSKSTVYTLEDYDNGEHL, encoded by the coding sequence ATGGCAGACAACAGAAGATACTATTGGTTAAAATTGAAAGAAGATTTTTTTACAGATAAGAGAATCAAAAGGCTAAGAAAAATATCAGGAGGAGATACCTATACAATCATTTATCTTAAATTGCTTTTACTTAGCTTAAAAGATAGTGGGAAGCTGTATTATGATGGAGTAGAAACAGACTTTATCAAAGAGCTTGCCTTAACGATTGATGAAACGGAAGATGATGTAATGGTTATAGTGAACTATCTTATGGCACAAGGATTGATGGAGATAATCACAGAAAATGACGAGTATTTTTTAACAGAAATCCCAAGTCTTATAGGTTCAGAAACAGCGTCTACAAGGCGTTCGAGAAAATCGAGAGGACAAAAAGCGTTGCAATGCAACACTAATGCAACACATTGCAACCTTTTGCAACAAAATTGCAACGGAGATATAGAGAAAGAAATAGATATAGAGTTAGAAAAAGAGGGGGAGATAGAAAAAATATCCCCCGTTTTTTACGGAGAATATAAAAATGTTTCCTTAACAGATGAAGAATATGGAAAGTTAAAGGATAAAATGCAAGGTCATAGGGAGAAAATGATAGAAAAGCTTTCGACTTATATGCAAAGCACAGGAAGAAACTACAAAGACCATTATGCGACCTTAATTCATTGGTATGAACAAGATAAAGGGAAATTAAAGGAGTGTAGTAAATCAACAGTATATACCCTTGAAGATTATGACAATGGAGAACATTTATAA
- a CDS encoding VirB4-like conjugal transfer ATPase, CD1110 family has product MKDKRKIQQLKLEQNQKKLRSQKQDLKQNKGKSKKDRGGLLDLIFRKEPKRYTVEDTIPYLRLLKSGICQIDEKHFNKSIAFEDINYQLALEEDRDLIFNQFANFLNSFDPSVSIEFSYINQLGRNEEMKSAIQIPDKKDGFDDIRLEFREMLKSQIVKGNNGLKKSKYVTFTVEADNLEQATSKLERLEIDILSSLKSMGVRAESLNGEERLKILHDVLNPNKTFEFSYKDLKKKESTKTYIAPDEFNFTPSRYFKFGKFIGAASHFQILASELSDRMLAEFLDIDDNINISFHIKAIEQSEAIKMVKRKNTDIDKMKIEENKKAVRSGYDMDILPSDLITYGEDVKSLLKDLQTRDERMFVVTIIFMNFARTIQKLDNTISQISSIANKHNCKLKRLDHSQEQGLISVLPLGVNKIEIDRGLTSSSTAVFMPFTTEELFINSANSLYYGLNALSHNLIMADRKKLKNPNGLILGTPGSGKSFSAKREMANAILTTDDDVIICDPEGEYGNLVRQFKGEVIKVSSKSKDYLNPLDINMNYGDGDAPLKDKANFIMSMLELVVGGSGLTAEEKSVIDRCLPKIYEKYFENPEPCNMPILQDLYDMLKGQEEKVGKKLATEMEIYVTGSLNVFNHQSNVDLNKQLLCFDIKELGSQLKKIGMLVIQDQVWNKVSQNRGNKSTRYYIDEFHLLLKDEQTASYSVEIWKRFRKWGGIPTGITQNVKDLLMSKEIENIFDNTDFVLMLNQASGDREILARKLKISQPQLKYVTNSNAGEGLLFFGNTIVPFLDKFPKDTILYQKMTTKPEEVR; this is encoded by the coding sequence TTGAAAGACAAAAGAAAGATTCAGCAGCTAAAGTTAGAACAAAACCAAAAGAAGTTAAGAAGTCAAAAACAGGACTTAAAGCAAAATAAGGGAAAGTCTAAAAAAGACAGGGGCGGATTACTTGACCTTATCTTTAGGAAAGAACCGAAAAGATACACTGTTGAAGATACCATTCCCTATCTTAGACTCTTAAAAAGCGGGATATGTCAGATTGATGAAAAGCATTTTAATAAGAGTATCGCCTTTGAGGATATAAACTATCAGCTTGCTTTAGAAGAAGATAGAGATTTGATTTTTAATCAGTTTGCAAATTTCCTTAATTCCTTTGATCCAAGTGTCAGCATAGAGTTTTCATATATCAATCAGCTTGGCAGAAATGAAGAAATGAAATCAGCAATTCAAATACCGGATAAAAAGGACGGGTTTGACGATATTCGCCTTGAGTTTAGAGAAATGCTGAAAAGTCAGATTGTAAAGGGAAATAACGGACTGAAAAAATCAAAGTATGTAACCTTTACAGTGGAAGCGGATAATTTAGAGCAGGCAACATCAAAACTGGAAAGACTGGAGATAGATATATTATCGAGTCTTAAAAGTATGGGAGTAAGAGCAGAAAGCCTTAACGGAGAGGAAAGGCTGAAGATACTTCATGATGTTTTAAATCCGAATAAGACCTTTGAATTTTCATATAAGGACTTAAAGAAGAAAGAAAGCACAAAGACATACATTGCTCCTGATGAATTTAACTTTACACCGTCAAGGTATTTTAAGTTTGGAAAATTTATCGGAGCAGCGAGTCATTTTCAAATCCTTGCAAGTGAGCTTTCCGACCGTATGCTTGCAGAGTTTTTGGATATAGATGACAACATCAATATCTCTTTTCATATCAAGGCAATCGAGCAGTCGGAAGCCATCAAGATGGTAAAAAGAAAAAATACCGATATTGACAAGATGAAGATTGAGGAAAACAAAAAGGCTGTAAGGTCGGGATATGATATGGACATTCTTCCAAGTGATTTAATCACCTATGGAGAAGATGTAAAAAGCCTTTTAAAAGACCTCCAGACAAGAGATGAAAGAATGTTTGTTGTAACCATTATCTTTATGAACTTTGCAAGGACAATCCAAAAGCTGGACAATACCATTTCTCAAATCAGCTCTATTGCCAATAAGCATAATTGCAAGCTAAAAAGACTTGATCACTCCCAAGAGCAGGGCTTAATCAGTGTACTTCCTCTTGGGGTAAATAAGATTGAAATTGACAGAGGACTAACCTCATCATCTACGGCAGTATTTATGCCTTTTACCACAGAGGAGCTTTTCATAAATTCGGCGAACAGTTTGTATTATGGACTAAATGCCCTAAGTCATAACCTGATTATGGCAGATAGAAAGAAACTGAAAAACCCAAACGGTCTAATTCTCGGAACTCCGGGAAGTGGTAAGTCCTTTAGTGCAAAAAGAGAAATGGCAAATGCCATTCTTACAACGGATGATGATGTGATTATCTGCGATCCGGAAGGCGAGTACGGAAACCTTGTGCGTCAGTTTAAAGGAGAAGTCATAAAGGTTAGCAGTAAGTCAAAAGACTATCTAAATCCCCTTGACATCAATATGAACTATGGCGATGGGGACGCACCACTGAAAGATAAGGCAAACTTCATTATGTCTATGCTTGAGCTTGTAGTTGGTGGTAGTGGACTTACGGCAGAAGAAAAGTCGGTTATAGATAGATGCCTACCTAAGATTTACGAAAAGTATTTTGAAAATCCAGAACCTTGTAATATGCCTATACTTCAAGACCTATACGATATGTTAAAAGGACAGGAAGAAAAAGTTGGTAAAAAGCTGGCAACGGAAATGGAGATTTATGTAACAGGCTCTCTTAATGTATTTAACCATCAGTCCAATGTGGACTTAAATAAGCAGCTTCTTTGTTTTGATATTAAGGAGCTTGGAAGTCAGCTTAAAAAAATCGGAATGCTTGTTATTCAGGATCAGGTATGGAACAAAGTATCGCAAAACAGAGGAAATAAGTCTACAAGGTACTATATCGACGAGTTTCACTTATTGTTAAAAGACGAGCAGACAGCTTCCTATTCCGTAGAGATTTGGAAAAGATTTCGTAAGTGGGGAGGAATTCCGACAGGAATTACACAGAATGTCAAAGACCTACTGATGAGTAAGGAAATTGAAAATATCTTTGATAATACGGACTTTGTTTTAATGCTTAATCAAGCTTCAGGCGATAGAGAAATTTTAGCAAGGAAACTTAAAATCTCACAGCCACAGCTAAAATATGTAACCAATTCCAATGCAGGAGAAGGACTTTTGTTCTTTGGAAATACCATTGTTCCTTTCCTTGATAAATTCCCGAAAGACACAATCCTTTATCAGAAGATGACAACCAAGCCTGAAGAAGTGAGGTAG
- a CDS encoding transposon-encoded TnpW family protein, producing the protein MQENKNEQNTGTKTIKKIGKVTYEVVVHFNENATETMQDKLKRIMLREMEMKKHQKGDKND; encoded by the coding sequence ATGCAAGAAAATAAAAATGAACAGAATACAGGAACAAAGACGATAAAGAAAATTGGGAAAGTAACCTATGAGGTTGTTGTCCACTTTAATGAAAATGCAACGGAAACCATGCAAGACAAATTAAAAAGGATAATGCTTAGAGAAATGGAGATGAAAAAACATCAAAAAGGAGATAAAAATGATTAG